GGCCCGCCCAATCCCTTGGGAACCTCATCCTAAAAATTGATGGACTACGGCGCTCGCGCCGGGATAGCGATCCAGAGCTGGCTAGGGCGCTGGATGACATCTACCAGGAGCTCGCAGGCTGCCATGCCAGCGTTCGCCGGATGATCGAAGAGGCCCGAGCTCCTTTTGCCGGCGGCGGGTTGCTTTCTGCCATCCGCGCTTACACCGAAAAGCTGGCGGCGGAAACCGGGCTGACTATTCGCCTTGACTTGCCCGATGCCCTAGAAGGGATCCATGCCAGCGTTCAGATAATGCTGTTTCGGGTGGTCCAGGAGGCGCTCCTAAACGTCAAGAAACATGCTCGGGCTACCCAGGTAGCGGTGCGGGTAGATTCGGGGTGCGGCCATTTGGCTATCTCGATTGAGGATGATGGCGTGGGTTTTGATCCTGATCTCCTGGAGCCAAGAATGGGCTCGGGAGGTAAGCAGGTGGGCATCGCCGCCATGAGGGAGAGGGCGGAAATTCTGGGCGGTTTCTTGGAGATTACCTCTCGGCCGGGACAGGGGACGCGGGTACGAGTAGTGGTGCCCAGAGTAGGAACCATGGGG
This genomic window from Clostridia bacterium contains:
- a CDS encoding sensor histidine kinase yields the protein MATAMAGSTSRRRTSSQRPSPTLGSACPKANGRTVCPVSPERCPCPGKKLRIDATQALERECKRWGAELHDGPAQSLGNLILKIDGLRRSRRDSDPELARALDDIYQELAGCHASVRRMIEEARAPFAGGGLLSAIRAYTEKLAAETGLTIRLDLPDALEGIHASVQIMLFRVVQEALLNVKKHARATQVAVRVDSGCGHLAISIEDDGVGFDPDLLEPRMGSGGKQVGIAAMRERAEILGGFLEITSRPGQGTRVRVVVPRVGTMGSGVIWLESESR